From Diospyros lotus cultivar Yz01 chromosome 4, ASM1463336v1, whole genome shotgun sequence, a single genomic window includes:
- the LOC127800654 gene encoding adenine phosphoribosyltransferase 1-like, producing the protein MDALASHLALKIPKVSIVTIRYQRYFLNGNSVKSFQLPNSSSSSAKLLRRPISAATGAALPHRDHRQEEEEEEVQVRLEMAASDPELKDGRIVSISSAIRVIPDFPKPGILFQDITTLLLDPKAFKDTIDLFVERYRGRGISVVAGIEARGFIFGPPIALAIGAKFVPLRKPKKLPGEVISEEYSLEYGTDKIEMHVGAVQAGESALVIDDLIATGGTLCAAIRLLERVGVHVVECACVIELPELKGRERLGDKPLFVLVTST; encoded by the exons ATGGACGCACTGGCGAGCCACTTGGCTCTCAAAATTCCGAAGGTCAGTATCGTCACAATCAGATATCAAAGGTATTTCCTCAATGGCAATTCGGTCAAATCATTTCAGCTGCccaactcctcctcctcctctgctAAACTGCTTCGACGACCAATCTCCGCCGCAACAGGCGCCGCACTACCACACAGAGATCAccggcaagaagaagaagaagaagaagtacaaGTGAGACTAGAAATGGCTGCTTCTGATCCGGAGCTCAAGGATGGCCGCATCGTCAGCATCTCATCGGCGATCCGTGTCATTCCCGATTTCCCCAAACCAG GGATTCTGTTTCAGGATATAACGACTTTGCTACTTGATCCAAAGGCGTTCAAGGACACTATTGATTTATTTGTTGAGAGATATAGAGGGAGAGGGATCTCTGTTGTTGCAG GTATTGAAGCAAGAGGTTTTATATTTGGGCCTCCTATTGCACTTGCCATTGGGGCAAAATTTGTCCCTTtgagaaagcccaagaagttaCCAG GTGAAGTTATCTCAGAAGAATATTCTTTGGAATATGGAACAGATAAAATTGAGATGCATGTTGGGGCTGTACAAGCAGGGGAGAGTGCCCTAGTAATAGATGATCTTATTGCAACTGGGGGTACATTATGTGCTGCCATCAGGCTACTTG AGCGTGTTGGTGTTCATGTGGTGGAGTGCGCTTGTGTTATTGAATTGCCAGAGCTAAAG GGTCGGGAGCGGCTAGGAGACAAACCCCTGTTTGTCCTTGTAACCTCAACTTGA